The segment ATAAGTCAAACGAGTGTAGCAAACGGCTGGTGAACTGCCGCTACTGCACGCTAAGTTACGTAGCTGACACACTGCAGACGCACCACGCCGCTTGTGCCCGAGCCCCTGTGCCATGCCCCAACCGTTGTGAGATGGCTGTGGTACCCCGGGAAGACCTGGACAGCCACTTGCAGGACCAGTGTGCCTCCCTCCTTGCCCCTTGTGTCTTCAAGGAGGCCGGCTGCAGGTTCAAGGTGAGCATTTCCGAATGCTACTCGTATTAGGTGCAAAAGTTCATGAAACATCTCATCTCACACATAATTTGTGAAATGTACAGTAGTTAAAATTGAAATAGGTTGATATATGTTTACAGCTAgactaaaattatattgttttcaataagtCAATCTTGCAGTTGAAACGATAACTTGAATAAACTTTATATCGTGTCTTTTGCTCAGGGCCTGAGAGGAGCACAGATGGAACGTCACCTGGAGGATAGTAGCCAACAACACCTGGTGCTGATGTGTGGACTGGTCACCAGGCAGCAGCACCAGATCACCAGTCTCAAAAGTGCACTGTCTCGCCTCTCCTTGAATCACACCGGTAAGTTGATTGTGAGACTTCttcatgttaaataatttttttttaattgcattgctTTGGAAGGAAATTTGACATGTTTAGCACTTTTTTCAATTCCTTATTTTATAAATCAGATCTGTAACATTATTTCCTAATCTTTCATTGGtgtattaataaagttaaatcaTTGAGGCCTCAAGCATTGTCTTGACTGAGGAGTCTGTTTGTCTGTCggtttttatttcttacactAACATTTTGtcgtttatccttattttaattacctacattcactgataagtatgtttgctattgcgtctcttctgtaacctcatattgctttttcttctttaccactatgagcgttatcagtatttataattataaaatgaattatttttctatatatattttttttactaaacaacattattttaacatcttatttccctaaggaaattatttttgaattaatgggactcattctctcacgcacaggtgctatgcacctatgtgaggaaacatttccacattcattagagcagtctatatatgtgtgtgtatgcgtgtatgtgtatatatatatgtgtgtatttaatttgtttgcagttttatgttttggtgttaattactgaagtaattttatattataaatgtaaaattgtgctcctatgatttctaaattttttgtaccataatggaaataaaaatgttttttgatttgattttttttttattttatacaatcttACGATTATCATTTCTTATTGTCACATCTGAGGCTATACCATAAGTTGCacttttgtttaaatctgttgaGAACTTATATCAGTATTCACATTGTGCTTGGCCATACCATAGTATGTGAGTGGCACTTGGTGCTCATTGAGTTCTTCACTACCGTACCACATGATTCAGCTATAATTTTTAAGATGATGCCTACTGTTCagtaaatgaattttttactttgactGGTGTAATATTATTGTACCTGATAACTCATCAACCCTCTACCCACAGGTACGCTAGTGTGGAAGATATCTGACTACTCAGCCAAGATGGCCGACGCCAGAGCCAAGGAAGGCATGGAGCTTGTGTCACCTCCGTTTTATACCAGCCAGTTTGGGTACAAGCTGCAGGCCTCCCTGTTCCTCAATGGTAACGGAGCCGGTGAGAACACCCACCTCTCCCTCTACATCAAGCTGCTACCTGGAGAGTACGACGCTCTGCTGCGCTGGCCCTTCGCACATTCCGTTGCCTTTACACTGTTCGACCAGAGCGAGAAGGTGAGTTCTCATTCTTATACAtattactgtgttaaaatataatagtttttgatAGAGCTTCAGTGAATACATTAccattttcagaaaaaaaaaacataatttgtttggatttaaaagatacattttttgaaGAAGCTTCCTATCACCATATCTGGCCGAGATTTTCAAAAGAGATGTTAAATTGACATTGATTTTCAATTCATcacagttaaataattattaatcattcTCTCATTTGTTTGCAGTCTAATGTCTTTAAACTGAAGAAGGATAGCTCTTTTGACTATCTAATTGATTATAGAACCGGTAATTTGTTCAAATTTCCAATTGATGAAATGAACTGGCACCTTGTAACCTTCTAATTGATAGAACTGGTAATTTTGCAACTTTTCAATTGGTGAAAGGAAATGGTGCCTTTTAACCTTCCAATTGATGGTGGAAccagtagtttttaaaaattttcaattgatGAAGGGAACCGGTGTCTTGTAACCTTCCAGTTGATGGTAAAATcggtattttttacaaatgtccAATTGATGAAAGGAAGCGGTGCCTTGCAACCTTCAAATTGATAATTTAATGATACTTGTATTGATATCACTAAGGAGGGTTTTAAAAAGTGAGTAAATGACATCATCTCACCTACTTCTACATTTGTTTAGGCGTGCAACATCGTGGAGAGTTTTGTGCCAGACCCAACATGGGAGAACTTCCAGCGGCCGAGCAAGGAACCAGACACCCTCGGCTTCGGGTTCCCTCGGTTCGTCTCCCACGAAACCCTCACCAAGAGACACTTTGTCAGGGACGACACACTCTACATCAGGGTGAAGGTGGATCCTAGCAAGATTGTGGCAGTCTAGCCGCACACACAAACCTCTCTCTTACCAAAGTCATTAGATGTATcttgttttatacttttgtaaatttacataaaatttatgtctgtatatattgttttatagtacTTGAAAATGTGatgtaataatattctatattgaGGAAtcgcaaaaatattaatgttcagTATTGTTGttgcagatgaaatatttttatatatttatatttttagatgattgtacattaaatcaaatataaattgtaattaaacatatgaattttgtttacagatattacaaaaactaaaatatatactgaatatagtttaattattaaatgacatTTCTAAGTTATGTGTTAGAATTTAAGGGTTGCTTAATCTAACCAGTGTGTATTCTAATCTTTAGAATTAGATGTAAGAATCAACCGATCTCGCTGCCCAAGGCAATCCTGTAAACCACTGCCTTTTATGTACATAAGTAAAAACCAAAGCAACGATTTTTATATCACTATTGTGAAATAAACTTTTTGAGATAAACCTCTCTGTGGAATTTATTATATAACCTctgtccaaaatattttaaaatctttaagacATTTTGTAGTGTTTAGTAATTGTAAGAAAAAACTGgtgtataattttcaattaataaatgaaacaacacTAGTCAACATTTTTCagtaatcaataattattaactgaaaattaaatactgttaaaatCTAAGATTTATTTGACTGTAGTATAATATTCCTTCAAGCCACACGTATTTTGTcttcaaatttaataatcaattcTAGTTAGTTGCCACACTTTTCACTTTTATTCCACAAATAATTTGTTAAGAAAAAGCTATTTTCAcaccaattaaatttatatataaaatatgtgtacatTTTGAATCTTTATTTTTGCACCTGTTATAAATTTCATGTATTGTTAGATGTGATAAAGATCCGTTTAAAGAAGGGTTGGTAATTGTGGTAGAGTAGTAAAACGTTCTTATCTCaatttttcaaacacttttttacGTTCCTTATATAACCAATACTTTGAATTGGTGTTGATGTACATGTTGTACATTCAATGTGTGTTGATGAATCGATTCATCAACACCACtcctacattttttacaattaggACTATCCAACTTCATACATTGTAATCATGAGTTGCAAAAGTGTCCAAATTTCAAACTGCATATCATAATTATGAAGTGTCTGTTCAAAGTCTATGCACGATATCTTGGTGGCTCTTGTTTGTACAACTGGGCTTTGTAATAATCTCTGTGAGCTTTAACAAACAGTTTCTTCAATCTCTCAATTTTGACTtcctcattcttgcttttttggctctcggtgaagttgaggtcttccaatgcatggattggcgcttcgtttccggatcataagtaaaaaaccacgattcatcacatgttattattctttccaataaatttgggtcattttcaatggcattcaaagtgtcagtacaaacatttttacgagctgcttgttgatcaaacgtaagaatttttggtagcatttttgcacacacttttcgcatgttcaaattatcatgtaaaatttgccatacacattctttatcaatgcctacagattcagcaactgcacgaatgcttaatcgtcggtcagactgaatcaaattagcaacttttttgacattgtcttccgtttttgatgttgaaggacgacctggccgcgaatcatcttccacgtcttgtcgaccatcaTGAAAACGcttaaatcattcaaaaacacgagtccgcgataaacattcactgacatacacttcttttagtaaattataggttttggTAGCGGTTTTTCTAAGTTTAACATGaagtttaataacaattcgttgctctattataacgctaaccatttttccggcaaaacaaaataacaacacttacataaatgaaggttatgacacaacgatgttgtttacagaaacgagactaactgcattctgaagaggaagtctcaaagggggcagctcttttactctacgaatcgttgtctcaacgaccctatttttatatttgcaatatcagtgttgggtcttttacactactaatcgttgactcaacgacccctttctgaaaaaataacaaataacagagggtcttttactctacgaagcgttgtgacaacgacccgatttactgagaaaactaaaagttcaatccaatggttctttgtcacaacgacccatataccgaatataagaatagaactacaagtgggttcgttgacacaacgaccctttttctatattttttatctaattcattaaattggccgtttacactacggatctttgtatcaacggcccaaatataaattaaaagttgaaaagtagaaaaaaggttcgtagaatcaacaacctagtttcagaataagttgaaatatatgtattaaggggtcgttgactcaaagacccctataatgcatctaacctcaaataagacattctaggggcgtttactcaactgatcgttgtctcaacgcccctccgtccccAAACAAGCACTttcaaacgaaacagggtcaatcagtcaaactcctagcccggtaggcatgaaggcgctgcgtctgtgccgagtttagtcctaacatctgatataagggtaaatactttgtataagtattatatctaaatattttgtttattatacgtatatattattgaactagatttaaagtctggtaacagttgtatttataaaatattttttaagacatacatttctagttatgattcccatttcttgtttatgtattaaaatatatttcactcatgtacataaactgaaataatgtaactgtcattcatatttctacttctgtcgggaaacaggttgaggtttctaattattattaaatggttaatcaaacagtacccaacgttcaaattaaagttaaaatgaaaacattgcaaacaaatgaaaacactaatactaaattttgacaactacaactccaaacatgcactatgaggaattcgattgacagtgccgaagccactcatctgagaaggacgaaagatttaatttctgtatgtctgtaatggaccgcacaatatatcgaaaaacgaattgacttatatatggttaactgatttatagcgatcacttttaattgctattgcggttaaccgtacagtgacgggaaaatcgcagaagaaataaatttgtaagcaaactgtgtacagtcatatgacaatttttagatgtggcatggtaacacaagtaccctatccatccgcaagtccgcaagatatttctaaaatgtcttttttgtgtgctttaaattttatatgaatctttatttatacatagacaagaaggagctccattttggcgcatgtatactcattttttcggctgagcgtaatatatttaggtaatattgtaacatatacgtacttgaaattctgtgcgctccactacccgtatgttatttgtattatatctgattgagttcatttataagtctaggtgagttactgtagtcaacactatatacatcatctgatatcaaaccttttcttaccactcagtagctaatcccatcgtgtaactgtagaatatttagcgtatcaactataccatgtaatcgatttgttaattacatgtataagttgtgtttaaaagaggtttgtttgcattggatagttttaacagtttaaattaatctatggtcaaatatcaatggaatgaaacttaaatattctaactacaactacagaaaacaacagtgaggtagtctcaggtaaaggctcgggtgaggtggttccttcctcaaaatggtgtcgttagcagacaatgcaatagttttattgcaaccggtctcgagtttacgtatataaaaatatacgtacatgtatattttggaaatttaacatcagagacacacctttctataaataagttgcctggtagcaaaatagttaaacaaattatttaaaaatactaatattaaaaggaagtAGTTTTGGTGAAAAGGTTGATTGGCTTGCCGCAACATCTCcctttgattatatatttttcatataaagccatcctataattgacaacaatgactgtaattctaaaaatctaatataccaaataaattgcaagtaatgctccatacaatacattggccaaaacatctaaccatttatgaatccgtatgacagggcataggtttgatatattccataaaaataaagaaaaaccattagcaagacatggtctagaacataaacaagagtgttttacattaaaaggaatacaccaactaccaccattccctgatgaaaattacaacagattaaaactaaagcacgtagagcaaactcattaaatcatgttgaagacaaaaaaacccatttggt is part of the Homalodisca vitripennis isolate AUS2020 chromosome 8, UT_GWSS_2.1, whole genome shotgun sequence genome and harbors:
- the LOC124367700 gene encoding TNF receptor-associated factor 4, producing the protein MNRLRHCDVVKISDSEKDIMSSLVYCIHHKEGCKWNDQLRKLKAHLNTCKHDAIPCTNACGAQIPRVLMEDHLKYTCAERIAHCEFCGTDLSGAALDKHTGSCPLEPLYCENKCGMKLQRRLLARHKSNECSKRLVNCRYCTLSYVADTLQTHHAACARAPVPCPNRCEMAVVPREDLDSHLQDQCASLLAPCVFKEAGCRFKGLRGAQMERHLEDSSQQHLVLMCGLVTRQQHQITSLKSALSRLSLNHTGTLVWKISDYSAKMADARAKEGMELVSPPFYTSQFGYKLQASLFLNGNGAGENTHLSLYIKLLPGEYDALLRWPFAHSVAFTLFDQSEKACNIVESFVPDPTWENFQRPSKEPDTLGFGFPRFVSHETLTKRHFVRDDTLYIRVKVDPSKIVAV